A stretch of DNA from Brevibacillus ruminantium:
AGCCAGAACAACAACATTGATGGCGGCGCTCTCTTTGCACTTGCCAGCAATTGGAGCAGGAGGGTAGGCTTGTCGGGTGGACAACAGATCATCATTACTGTTAAAGTAAAGGGGTTACGGGAAGATGAAGGCGTGCAGCTTGTCGAGAAGCTGCTTCGCCAATTTCACATGGTGCGGAAAGACACCAGCACAGAAAGACCCGTGTCCTGAGGGAACACGGGGTTCTGAGAAGGGAGATCGACAAACGATGAAACGATCTGTTGCTTTATTGTCATCAGCAGTACTGGTTGTGTCTCTGTTGACCGGATGCGGCGGGGCAGCCGGAAAGGACTCTGCATCCAAGCCTGCTGACCAGACCCAACCTGCGCAAAACGGAGAACAGGCAACCCAGCCTGATGATGTGCTTGACCAATTTAAAAAACTGACACTGCCGTATACGGTTGAGCCGAAAACCGCTCTTGTCGAGTATAAGGACGGGACACTGAGCGCTGAAGAATTCGAGACCTTCCTGCGTGTCATTAATTTCCTCAATCCCATGCAGGGAATGATGATTGAATCGGCTGACCAGGAATCGCTGAAAATGTTTGCCCGGGAATACACCGCCACCAAGATTCTGGCCTCCCGCGCCGATGCTGCGATGGAAAAAGAAGCGAAGGAATTGGCAGAGCAAACCTTTGAGAGCCTGAAAATCCAATACATGGGATTGCTCGGCAAGGATGATGCCAAGTTTGAAAAATTGATGAGCAACCAAGGATTGGACAAAGAAACCGTCGTCGGCCAGATGGAACTCATCAACAAATCGATGACCGTGCTGAGAAAAGGGATTGACGAGCCTACGCTGAAAAAGCTGTATGAAGGAATGGACAAGGAATCTCTGACCGTTGCTTCCGTGCGTCATATCCTCGTATCCTTCGAAAAGCACAACAACAATCAGGAAGAAACCCTGCAAGTGGCGAATGAATTGGTAGCTCGCCTGAAAAAAGGGGAAGACTTTGCGAAGCTGGCGACCGAAAATACGGACGATCCGGGCAGCAAAGAGACTGGCGGCCTGTATGCTGATGCCGATGTCACCCAGTGGGTACCAGAATTTAAGGAAGCAGCCCTGAAGCTGCCGCTGAACCAGATCAGCGACCCGGTGAAAACGGATTATGGTTACCATATCATGCGTGTGGAAAGCCGCAAGGAAAAAACGTTTGACGAAATGAAGAAACAATTGGAAAGTCAGGCGTTGGAGCAGGCATACGACCATTTCAACAAAGAAGAGCTGGACAAGCTGATTACCAAATACAACATTCCGGAAACAAAACCGGCTTCAAAATAAACAGGAAAAGCAGGGGACTTCGGTTCCCTGTTTTTTCGTTTTCTCGCATATATTTGAAGCGGGAGTGAATACTATAATCACTCGCTACCGCCCGGGGGAGAGTAACCGAAAACATTGGAAAATGTTGCTGCCGACAATCCGTAGTGAAAATGAGAATCTGAGGAAAAAATACAGGTAACCACCAACCAATTCACAACCCACTTCTCAGGAAAGCGAGGCAACATGACATGAAAGCAACTGGTATTGTTCGTCGAATTGACGACCTCGGCCGGGTCGTGATACCAAAGGAAATTCGCCGTACGCTGCGCATTCGCGAAGGCGATCCACTGGAGATTTTTGTGGACCGCGATGGGGAAGTTATCCTGAAAAAGTATTCTCCGATTGGAGAGCTGGGTGATTTCGCCAAGGAATATGCCGACTCTCTGTACGAGAGCCTGAATCATATCGTCTTGATCTCTGACCGTGACACCATCATTGCCGTATCGGGTGCTTCCAAGAAAGAGTACATGGAGAAATCCATTGGCAGCATTGTGGAGAAATGTCTCGAGGATCGGAAAACAAGGCTGGAGAAAAATGCAGGCACGTATGAGCTGTGTCGCGATTTAAATGAAGTTTACGGTTCGTTCGTGGTTTCGCCGATTGTAGCTGGCGGTGATCCGATCGGTTCCGTTATTCTCCTCACGAAAAACGAATCCACAAAAATGGGTGACCTGGAAACCAAAATGGCAGAAACGGCAGCAGGGTTTCTCGCCAAACAGATGGAGCAGTAGATGGATGAAACAGCCTCGATTCGGGGCTGTTTTTTTGTACTTTCGGAAAGAATGGTTGTAATATGTTTGATAGGTTGAACGTAGAAACGTATAGGTGCAACGAAGGCAACGCCAAAGAGCTGGGCGAAGCCCAGTTTTCGAATGGCCTGAACGGTTGTGGTATAATGTACGCAGTTTGTGGTTGGAGAGGGGAAAATTCACACACATGGCTCAAGAAAAGGCTTCGGTACAATTCGTGAAAGGCGCCGCCATTTTGGGAGCGGCCGGTCTTGTCTCCAAGCTCCTGGGTGCGGTGTACCGCATACCCTACCAAAACATCGCGGGCGATATCGGCTTGTACGTCTATATGCAAGTGTACCCGTTGTATACAACCCTGCTGATTTTAGCGACAGCAGGCTTTCCTATCGCGATTTCCAAAATCATTTCCGAACGGATCGCCGT
This window harbors:
- a CDS encoding peptidylprolyl isomerase, with amino-acid sequence MKRSVALLSSAVLVVSLLTGCGGAAGKDSASKPADQTQPAQNGEQATQPDDVLDQFKKLTLPYTVEPKTALVEYKDGTLSAEEFETFLRVINFLNPMQGMMIESADQESLKMFAREYTATKILASRADAAMEKEAKELAEQTFESLKIQYMGLLGKDDAKFEKLMSNQGLDKETVVGQMELINKSMTVLRKGIDEPTLKKLYEGMDKESLTVASVRHILVSFEKHNNNQEETLQVANELVARLKKGEDFAKLATENTDDPGSKETGGLYADADVTQWVPEFKEAALKLPLNQISDPVKTDYGYHIMRVESRKEKTFDEMKKQLESQALEQAYDHFNKEELDKLITKYNIPETKPASK
- the spoVT gene encoding stage V sporulation protein T, producing MKATGIVRRIDDLGRVVIPKEIRRTLRIREGDPLEIFVDRDGEVILKKYSPIGELGDFAKEYADSLYESLNHIVLISDRDTIIAVSGASKKEYMEKSIGSIVEKCLEDRKTRLEKNAGTYELCRDLNEVYGSFVVSPIVAGGDPIGSVILLTKNESTKMGDLETKMAETAAGFLAKQMEQ